Proteins found in one Nostoc sp. NIES-3756 genomic segment:
- the cas2 gene encoding CRISPR-associated endonuclease Cas2, whose product MTTLFYLIIYDLPDNKAANKRRTRLHKMLSGYGKWTQYSVFECFLTSVQFATLQTKIEKLIKPHEDAVRIYVLDSGAVKRTITYGSETPRQEQAIVI is encoded by the coding sequence ATGACTACACTGTTTTACTTAATTATTTATGACCTGCCAGATAATAAGGCAGCGAATAAGCGCCGGACTCGTTTGCATAAAATGTTGTCCGGGTATGGTAAATGGACGCAATACAGTGTATTTGAATGTTTCCTAACATCTGTACAATTTGCTACACTACAAACGAAAATAGAAAAACTTATCAAGCCCCATGAGGATGCTGTGCGAATATATGTCCTTGATAGTGGTGCAGTCAAACGGACAATTACTTACGGTTCCGAAACACCTCGACAAGAGCAGGCGATCGTCATATGA
- the cas1d gene encoding type I-D CRISPR-associated endonuclease Cas1d codes for MSVLYVTQADAVLSKNYEAFNIALKQEDGSWKKQSIPAQTVEQVVLMGNPQVTGDALVYALELGMPVHYLSHFGKYLGSALPGYSRNGQLRLAQYQLYNDPVRRLELVKAIVTAKIHNQYQVLYRNNERDNPLKERKSLVKSQKTIDQVRGIEGLAAREYFACWPSMVGKQWTFTGRNRRPPTDPVNSLLSFAYGLLRVQVTAAVHVAGLDPYIGYLHEVHHGQPSMVLDLMEEFRALIADSVVLTVLHKREIQPQDFTESLGAYRLKEAAKKSFLQAFERKMNDDFKHPVFEYRCTYRRAIELQARLLSRHLQEGIPYKPLVLR; via the coding sequence ATGTCAGTCTTATACGTTACCCAAGCTGATGCTGTTTTAAGCAAGAACTATGAAGCTTTTAATATTGCCTTAAAGCAAGAAGATGGTTCTTGGAAAAAACAAAGTATTCCTGCACAAACTGTAGAACAAGTAGTTCTGATGGGGAATCCCCAAGTTACAGGTGATGCCCTTGTTTATGCCTTAGAATTAGGAATGCCCGTTCATTACCTTTCTCACTTTGGTAAGTATTTAGGTTCTGCACTTCCTGGTTATTCGCGTAATGGTCAATTGAGATTAGCACAGTATCAATTATATAATGACCCCGTGCGGCGTTTGGAATTAGTGAAGGCGATCGTTACTGCAAAGATTCATAATCAATATCAAGTTTTGTACCGCAATAATGAGCGCGATAATCCACTTAAAGAACGTAAAAGCTTAGTTAAATCTCAGAAGACTATAGACCAAGTTAGGGGTATTGAAGGTCTAGCCGCACGGGAATATTTCGCTTGCTGGCCAAGCATGGTAGGAAAACAATGGACTTTCACGGGCAGAAATCGTCGTCCACCCACTGATCCTGTTAATTCCCTTCTTAGTTTTGCTTATGGGTTACTTCGCGTCCAAGTAACGGCTGCGGTTCATGTTGCAGGGTTAGATCCATATATTGGCTACCTACATGAAGTTCATCATGGTCAGCCTTCTATGGTACTCGATTTAATGGAGGAATTTCGGGCTTTGATAGCTGATAGTGTGGTGTTGACAGTCCTGCACAAGCGGGAAATTCAACCCCAGGATTTTACTGAGAGTTTAGGCGCTTATCGGTTAAAAGAAGCTGCGAAAAAATCTTTTTTGCAAGCATTTGAACGCAAGATGAATGATGATTTTAAGCATCCTGTTTTTGAGTACCGATGCACTTATCGCCGCGCTATAGAATTGCAAGCCCGGTTGCTAAGTCGGCATTTACAAGAAGGAATACCCTATAAACCTCTAGTCTTGCGATAA
- the cas4 gene encoding CRISPR-associated protein Cas4, which produces MTEDYLPLAYLNAWEYCPRRFYLEYVLGEMEDNEHIILGRHIHRNVNEETTFQEGETLVHQQQWVWSDRLKVAGIIDAVEECDGQLVPVEYKKGKMAQHLNDHFQLCAAALCLEERTGRSISYGEIFYHANRRRQTVALTPQLRQMTEQAIALAQLAAYKTMPTPIDNKKKCQSCSLKEICLPFEVQQLAKINLTNNDND; this is translated from the coding sequence ATGACGGAAGATTATTTGCCCCTAGCGTATCTGAACGCTTGGGAATATTGTCCACGCAGATTTTATTTGGAATATGTTTTGGGTGAGATGGAAGATAATGAACACATTATTTTGGGTCGGCACATACACCGTAATGTGAATGAAGAAACTACTTTTCAAGAAGGGGAAACACTGGTTCATCAACAGCAATGGGTGTGGAGCGATCGCCTAAAAGTTGCTGGTATTATTGATGCTGTGGAAGAATGTGATGGTCAGCTTGTGCCAGTGGAATACAAAAAAGGCAAAATGGCGCAGCATCTCAACGACCATTTTCAACTTTGTGCAGCAGCTTTGTGTTTAGAAGAACGCACTGGACGCAGCATCTCCTATGGTGAAATATTCTACCACGCCAACCGCCGCAGACAGACGGTAGCATTGACACCGCAACTGCGACAGATGACTGAACAGGCGATCGCACTTGCTCAACTAGCTGCATATAAAACTATGCCTACACCAATTGACAACAAGAAAAAATGTCAATCATGTAGTTTGAAAGAAATTTGTCTACCTTTTGAAGTGCAACAACTCGCAAAAATCAATTTAACCAACAACGACAACGATTAG